TGCTGGATAGTCTTTCTGGCATTGGCTAAATTCATCGAGTTTTCCGCTTCATTCTCGTTCATAGCGAATATGGAAATAATTATAAATAAAAACTATTCGTATATTTGCACCGGATTCGTAATTCGCGGGAGCTATAAATTTTCTTCATCAAATTCCTTTTTCGCCTGCTCGATTTCAAGAAGTTGATTGGGATCAGTCGTAATAACCTGATCCTCGCTGTAAGAAGCGATGACTTTAATCGCCGCATGTTTGGCTCCGGCAAAGAAAATTCCTTCTCCGACGTTGCTTTCCAATAGAAGAAATTTTTCCTGATCGGTAAGATAAAATGTTTCCAATATTACATCTATTGCCGCCGGGGATTGGCGAAGCAAAAGTTGAATTGAAGAGTTGGTAACAATCGGCTTTCCGTACCTGGAAGACATAAAATCGGCAATATCTTGAGTAATAGTAGTAAGCCCGGTGAAATATTTTCGGCAGCGTTTTGCTATTCCAAACAAGAAAGATGCGGCATCGTCATGTTTCATCATCACCCAAGCCTCATCAACAATAACTAAGCGTTTTTTCATATTAGAACGCATTTCATTCCAAATAAACTGAAGAACGACAAACATAGCAATTGGACGAAGTTCGTCTTCCAGATCCCTGATATTGAAAACTACCATCTGATTATCAATCTTAACATTAGTCGGGTGGTTCAAAAATCCGGAAAAAATTCCTTCTGTA
This is a stretch of genomic DNA from Parcubacteria group bacterium. It encodes these proteins:
- a CDS encoding conjugal transfer protein TraC, with the translated sequence SNFQNFTPNSFPTMSDLYEVLSNMEGADSLSVRLEKYTEGIFSGFLNHPTNVKIDNQMVVFNIRDLEDELRPIAMFVVLQFIWNEMRSNMKKRLVIVDEAWVMMKHDDAASFLFGIAKRCRKYFTGLTTITQDIADFMSSRYGKPIVTNSSIQLLLRQSPAAIDVILETFYLTDQEKFLLLESNVGEGIFFAGAKHAAIKVIASYSEDQVITTDPNQLLEIEQAKKEFDEENL